CGGCCAGCCTCAACTTTCCCGATCTGCTGATCGTGCAGAACAAATACCAGATCAAGCCGCCCCTGCCGTTCGTGCCCGGTTCAGAATACGCCGGCGTCATTCAGGCGGTGGGCGAAGGCGTCACCCACCTGAAGACCGGCCAGAACGTGGCGTGCCTCTCGGGCACGGGCGGGTTTGCAACCCACGCGCTGGCACCGGCGGCGCTCTGCATGCCGCTGCCCGAAGGCTTTGGCCATGTCGATGCGGCGGCGTTCATCATGATCTATGCCACCTCGTGGCATGCGCTGATGGACCGCGCGCAGCTCAAGGCCGGAGAAACCGTGCTCGTGCTCGGTGCCGCGGGCGGGGTGGGCACTGCAGCCATACAAATCGCAAAGGCAGCGGGCGCAAAGGTGATTGCAGCGGCTTCCACTGACGAAAAATGCGAACTCTGCCGCTCCATTGGCGCCGACGCCACGATCAACTACACGACGCATGCGCTTCCAGGCGGTTTTCGCGACGCCATCAAGGCCGCCACCGATGGCAAAGGCCCGGATGTCATTTACGACCCGGTAGGCGGTGATTTCGCCGAGCCGGCATTTCGCTCGATTGGCTGGCGCGGACGCTATTTGGTGGTCGGCTTTGCCTCCGGGCCGATTCCGTCGCTGCCATTGAACCTAACGCTGTTGAAAGGCGCCTCCCTGGTCGGCGTGTTCTGGGGCGATTTCGCCAAGCGCGAGCCCAAGGCCAATGCACAAATGATGGCCGAATTGGCGCACTGGTACGGACAGGGAAAGATCAAGCCCGTGATCGACAGCACGATGCAGATGTCACAATTGAAAGCTGCCTATGCCCACATGGGATCGCGCGGCGTTAAGGGAAAACTCGTGATGGTGAACTGAGCGCCTCGGGTTTGTCCGGGTTCGCGCCCAATAAAAAAGCCCGCATCGCGGGCTTTTTTATTGGGCGGCGGCCTTCTCGGGCGCCTACTTGATCTCGAACTCGGAAAGCGACTTGCCCGCGGCCAGCGCCTCGGTCACCCAACGTGGCTTGCGGCCACGGCCACCAGACCAGGTTTCGCCGGTCGGGCCGCGGTATTTGGCTGCTGCCTTGACCGCGGGAACACCAGCGCTGCGCTTGACTGAGCCGCCGCGTGCGCTGAGTTTCAGATCGGAAGCTGTCAAACCGTATTCGGCGATCTTCCTGCGCACGTCTTCAATCACGCCCGAGCGCTCTTGGTTGCGAAGGTCTTCGGCCTGCTTGCGCAATTGCGCAATCTGCTCGTCGTACTTCTTGATCTGAGAATTGATATCGGCAAGGGTCGAAGCCATTGTTGGACTCCTGAAAATTGGAAACGGGGCGGATTTTAATTCAATTCCAATTTATTACAAGCGGGCCGTTGCGAGAAAATTGAAGCCGAGCGACAGGTTTGTGGCAGCGCACAATGCAGCGCGCACCGGTCTGGACGCTTTTTATCAAACCAAAGGAAGAGTGCTGGCCCGGCCGCAGGAGCCGGAAATGACAACGCCGGGGCTGGCCCGGCGCTGTGTTCCCGTGGACGCTATTGCGCAATAGCAGCCGGGAAAGGTATTTTTGGGGTGGCTGATGGGACTCGAACCCACGACGACCAGAATCACAATCTGGGACTCTACCAGCTGAGCTACAGCCACCGCAGAGCCTTCAATTGTAGCGGCAAAAACCCGGGTTTTCGCCACCGGGGCATGCGAACTGGCCTGAAATCCTTTTCAACCCGTGGCGAGAGGGCCCGCAGGGGCCGTCTTCTTGATCTTGATCGAACCGTCCGGCCTTTCGCAGGTGCCGATCAACAGGCCGCTGGCGAGCGCGTGCTCCCGCAGGATGTCGAATACCTCGTCGCGACCGGGTGCGGCGGAAAACACAGGCGTGTTATCGAGCGCAAACAACTGAAAAGCGTAGCGGTGAGCGCCGTGGCCCGGGGGCGGATCGGGCGGCAGCCAGGCGGTTTGCAGCCCGGAGTTGCGCCCTACGCGCAAACCGGCGGCGCCAGCGTTGTCCCGGCTCGGGATGGCCGCCTCGTCGAGCTTGCCTTCGTTCGGCTGCAGCCCGACGACGATCGCATGCACGAGCGGATTCGGCGTCGGCGAATCGGCGTCCTCGACCACCAGCACCAGCGATTGGGTGCCCACGGGAAGGTCGGCCCATTGCAGCGGCGGCGAGAGGCCCTCTCCATCGGCCGTATAGCGCGACGGCAGGGGCGCATGGTCCGCGAAGGCAACGCTGCTCAAGGCGATCGACGCCATGCCCTGCCGCATGCCCAGCGCATTGAAGACGATCTTGTCCAGGCCCGCGCGCATCCCCAGCAGCGCGTGACCGATGACTTCAGGCAATTTTTCCAGCATGCCCTCGGTATAGCGCTGCGCCGCGAAACGCTCTGTAGGACGCAGCAGCAACCACGACATGGCCGTCTGCGCCAAAGTTCTCGAACTCGAGCCCGACGTGATTCACAACGGTTGGCGCCAGCCTTGCTCCGCTATCATGAGCGCCGCTTGCATCGACGCGACGGTTCGCGCTTTTCGCCGCGGCCTCCACTTTCCACTTCACCGCCAAAGGAATTTCTTCATGAGCATCGTCTGGACCATCCTGATCGGGTTCATCGTGGGTCTGGTGGCGCGGGCCGTCAAGCCGGGCGACGATTCCGCAGGCTTCATCGTGACCACGCTGATCGGCGTCGCGGGCTCCTTGATCGTGACCTATGTCGGCCAGGCACTCGGCTGGTACACCGCGGGCCAAGGTGCAGGCTTCATTGCGTCGGTGCTCGGCGCGATCGTGCTGCTGATCCTGTACGGCCTGGTCAAGCGCAAGAGCTGATTCGACGGGCAGTGCGGATCGATGCCGCGCAAGCCACGGGCCAGGCACCACGTCTACGTGGTGGAACTCGATGACCGCGTCTGGAACCATGGCCGGTTCAGGCGCGCCAACCCCGACTATCAGCTCGGCAAGCCCTTTGTCTACGTGGGAATGACCGGGCTCGACCCTGACATCCGCTTCGACAAGCACAAGGCCGGCATCCAGGCCAGCAGCTTCGTTCTGGCCTTCGGCCTCCGGTTGCTGCCCGCTCTCTACGAACGCTACAACCCGATGAGCTACGAGGATGCGCGCTCGATGGAGGTCGAACTCGGCATCGCGCTGCGCAAGAGCGGCTACGGCGTCTGGCAGGCCTGAGGCCGATCGCCTTCCTGCAGCGGCGCCTCAGGCGTAGGTGACCCAGTTCTCGTAAGCCGCAGCGTCCAGGTGCGGCAGCGTGTTATAGGTGACCAGCATGTGCCGCTTGGGCGTGAAGGCAAACTCCGTCACCGCGGTGTTCCGGATGCGCAGATTCAGCTCGATGGTCGTTTCGGGGCTCGTGCCGAGCACATGTCCGACCGCCGTGCTGATCGGTCCGCCGCTCGACACCACCAGCACCTTGGCGCCATGGTGGCGGTCGCGCACATGGTCGAGCGCCGTCGTCACGCCTGCCAGGAAGTCGATATAGCTCGGCATGCCCACAGGCTGGGTCCGGCCCTGCATCCAGGCGCCGAGGCCATCGCGCAAGAGACGAAAGTGGTGCCGGTACATCTCGGGCGAATCGGGCTTCTCGAGCTTGCCTTCGTGAATGGTGGCAATGACCGCTTCGCTGTCGTACTCGTTGAGCCCGGGCCACGCCAGCACATCGTCGCGCTTCAGCGCAAGCCCCTCGGCAATGCCCTCCCAGGTCTGGCGATGGCGCTTCAGGGTGCCGGTGATCACGGCATCGAAATGCATGCCGCGCTCTCGCCAATACTCGCCGAGGCGCACGGACTGCCGGTGTCCGAGTTCGCTCAGGTTGTCATAGTCGGCAGCGCCGAAACTGGCCTGGCCGTGGCGCACGAGATAGAGGGTTCCCATGCACGGGATTCTGGCGACAGGCGCATCTTGCGCTTGTCCCACGCGCGACGAAATACGCGATCGCGTCCCGGCTGCTGACCCGGACGCGACATGGCGGCGCGCATCAGGCCCGGGTCAGCGGGCCGCAGGCAGCGTCTCCGCCGGCTTCGGCACGATGATCTCGGCCTTGAAACGTTCCTTCAGCAGGTTGTAGTACGCGACTTCTTCCGCCGCAGTCACCGACTGGCCGACCTGCGCGTTTTCCTGCTGCGTTTGCTCGGGCGCCGACGGCGTGCGCGGAACGACCTTGGTCACGCGAACCACCGCATAGCCTTGCGTGCCCAGATCCACGCCCACCAGCGCGGGCAGCTTGGACGCGTCGGCGCGCAGCGCGGCATCGATGACGGCAATGGGCTGGGCCTGCGCTTCGCGGCGCGAAACCGTGACCGGCGCGCCAAAGGTGGCGCCGTCGGCCTTGGCGGTCCAGGCGGCGAGCTTGGCTTCGCCCTCTGCCTTGGCCATGACCGCGGCACGCTCGGTAACGAGCTGCGCGCGGATCTTGTCCTTGACTTCGGCCAGGGGCATCGGATGCGCGGGCGTGTACTGCGTCACGCGGCCCGCCGCGAGCTGGCTGGAACCGACTTCGATCGCTTCGGTGTTCTGCTTGCGGTCCAGCGAATCGGCCGCGAACAGCGCGCTCAGGAAATTGCGGTTTGCGAGCACGCCGGTGGCACCCGGTGCCGGCGTGCGCGCGACGTTGCTTGCCGTCTGGATCGTGAGCTTGAGCTTTTCTGCCGCGGGCTTGAGGCTGTCGGGCTGCTGGTAGACCGCATCGGTGAAGGTTTCCGCGGCCTTCGCGAATTCCTGCGTCGCCTGCTGCGCGCGCACTTCATTCTCGATGGTGGCGCGGACCTGCTCGAAAGGCGGCACCACGGCCGGCTTGATGTCGGCGAGGCGGATGATGTGATAGCCGAATTCGGTTTCGATCACGTCGCTGATGTCACCCTTCTTGAGCGCGAACATCGCGTCCTCGAAAGGCTTGACCATCGCACCGCGCGTCACGAAGTCGAGGTCGCCGCCCTTCTCCGCCGATCCGGGATCCTGCGAATTCTTGCGCGCGAGGTCGGCGAAGGTGGCGGGCGCCTTCTTCACTTCGGCGAGCAACTGCTCCGCCTTGGCCTTGGCCTTGGCGCGGTCGGCTGCCGATGCGCTCGCCGGGGCGGTGATCAGGATGTGGCTTGCGCGGCGCTCTTCCTTCGTGCCGAAACGCGCCGTGTTCTGTTCGTAGTAGCTCTTGAGGTCGGCCTCGTTCACCGAAATGTTCTTCTTGGCTGCCTCGAGGTCGAGCACGAGGTATTCGATACTGGCCTGCTCGGGCGCCTGGAACTGCGCGGTGTGGGCCTTGTAATAGGCCTCGACGTCGGCATCGCTCACGGTCACCTTGGATGCGAAGCTCTCGGGGCTGAAGCGCGCGACCTGAATCTCGCGGCGGTCGTAGAAGGCGTTGGTTGTTGCCGCAGCCAGCGCGGGCGGCGTGAACGCCGTGCCCGAGATGCCCAGCAGCATCTGCTGCGTGGCCAGTTCGGCGCGCATCGATGCCTCGTACTGCTCCGGCGTGCGGCCGGTGACGCGCTGGAAGCTCTCGCGGTCGAACTTGCCGTCCGGCGTGCGGAACGCCGCAAGACCCGTGTCCTGCGCAAAGATCCGCGACAGCCGTTCTTCGGAAACAGTCACGTTCGACTTGGCTGCCGCTGCCGCCAGCACGCGATCGCGCACCATGCGCTCCAGCGTGGCATAGCGCATCACGTCGGATTCGAGCAGCGCCGGATCGACGTTCGGCGACTGTTGCCGAATGCGGTCGGTTTCGTTGCGATGCTGCGCATCCCACTCGGGCCGGGTGATGTTCTGGCCGTCGACCCGCGCTACCTTCACTTCGCCGCCGGAGCCCTGGTAGCGCTCCACGCCAAAGAGGACGAACGAGGGAATGATCAACAAGAACAAGAAAATCATGACGATCTTGTTGTACCTGCGGAAGAAATCAAACATGCTTGAACACTCTTTTGCGACGGATGTCGGGACGGCAATAAAAAAGGCGAACCAGTGTTCGCCTTTGCATCGGGTGGTGGTGGGTGCTGAGGGGCTCGAACCCCCGACCTACGCCTTGTAAGGGCGCCGCTCTACCAGCTGAGCTAAGCACCCCACCGGGAATACTCTCCGAGTCTACGTCTTAGTTCAGTGCGTCTTTCAACGCCTTGCCCGGACGGAACTTCGGAATCTTGGCAGCCTTGATTTTAATCGCCTCGCCGGTGCGTGGATTGCGGCCGGTGCGGGCGGCCCTTTTACCGACTGCGAAAGTGCCGAAACCGACCAGCGACACCGAGCCGCCTTTCTTGAGCGTGGTGCGAATGGCGCCGATGGTGGATTCAAGCGCGCGGGTGGCGGCTGCCTTGGAAATATCGGCGTTTTTTGCGATGTGCTCAATCAGATCGGTCTTGTTCACAAGGGCCCCTTGTCGAAGAAATAAAGTTGGTCGGCTTTCGTCAGCTGCGAGTTGGCCGCGAAATGACGCGACTCGAGAAGCCTGGCAGGACTGACGCCTCGGCAGCGCGCTGCCAGCGAGGATTACAACCACTGGTCTGCAGGGTGTCAATACGACACGAGGCCGTGCAGAACAGCGGAGCGCGCGATTTTAGGGGCGTTTCGTGAAGTCCTATTTCAAAGGGCGTCGGCAATCGCCTTGCCGAGGTCGCTGGTGCTCGCCTTGCCGCCGATGTCGGGTGTGCGCGGCGCTCCGCTTTGGGGCGCCAGCACCTTCTCGATGGTGGTCAGGATCGCGTCGTGCGCCTGCTTGTGGCCCAGGAACTCGAGCATCATCGCGCCGCACCAGATCTGTCCGATGGGATTGGCGATGCCCTTGCCAGCGATGTCGGGCGCCGAGCCGTGCACCGGTTCGAACAGGGACGGCGTGGTGCGCTCGGGGTTGAGGTTGGCGCTGGGCGCAATGCCGATCGTGCCGGTGCACGCCGGACCCAGGTCGGACAGGATGTCGCCGAACAGGTTGCTCGCCACGACCACGTCGAAGAAGTCGGGCCGCTGCACGAAGTGGGCCGTGAGGATGTCGATGTGGAACTTGTCGAGCTTCACGCCCGGATAGTTCTTGCCCATTTCGGCCACGCGCTCGTCCCAGTACGGCATGGTGATGGAGATGCCGTTCGACTTGGTGGCGCTCGTCAGGTGCTTCTTGGGGCGCGATTGCGCAAGCTCGAAGGCGAACTTGAGCACGCGGTCGACGCCCACGCGCGACATCACGGTTTCCTGCACCACGATCTCGCGCGGCGTGCCTTCATACATGCGCCCGCCGATGCTCGAGTATTCGCCTTCGGTGTTCTCGCGCACGATGTACATGTCGATTTCTCCGGCCTCGCGCGGCGTGCCGTCGCGCCGCACCACGGGCGCGATGATGCCGGGCATCAGGCGTGCGGGGCGCAGGTTGATGTACTGGTCGAACTCGCGGCGGAACAGCAGCAGCGAGCCCCAGAGCGACACGTGGTCGGCAATCTTCTCGGGCCAGCCGACCGCGCCGAAGTAGATGGCGTCATGTCCGCCGATCTGGTCCTTCCAGTTGTCGGGCAGCATCTTGCCGTGCTTCTCGCAGTAGTCCCAGCTCGAAAAGTCGAAGTGGTCGAACTTCAGGTCGATGCCGAACTTGCGCGCCGCGGCATCGACCACGCGCAGGCCTTCGGGCATGGTTTCCTTGCCGATGCCGTCGCCGGCGATGACTGCGATTCTGTGGGTGGTCATGGTCTGGTTCCTTCTTGCTGGAGAGGGGGAGTAAAAAACTGGAGTGCCTCGGCGAGCAGTTCGCCGGGGGCTTCCTCCGGAACATAGTGGCCGCACGGCAATGCACGGCCCGAAAGCTGAACGGCGCATTCGCGCCAAAGCGCCAGCACATCGAAGCAGCGGCCCACCGCGCCGTGCTCGCCCCAGAGCACGCGCAGCGGTTGCGCAAGCTTGCGGCCGGCGGCGATGTCGGCGCGGTCGTGCACCAGATCGATGGTGGCAGAAGCGCGGTAGTCGCCGCAGATGGATTCGGCCGTACCTGGAATGGCCGCGCAGCGCTCGTACTCGGCCAGCACCTCGGGCGCGAAGGGCGCGAGCCCCGCGTGCCGTCCACCCATCACGCTGCGCACGTAGCGCACCGGGTCGGAGGCGATCAGCGCCTCGGGCAGCGGTGGAGGCTGGATCAGGAAGAACCAGTGCCAGTAGGCGCGCGCAAACGCCTCGGTGGTGTTCTCGTACATCGAGAGCGTGGGCGCGATGTCCAGCAGCAGCATGCGGTCGACGGCCGCCGCATGGTCGGCAGCCAGCCGGTGCGCGACGCGCGCACCTCGGTCGTGGGCCAGCACGCCGAAGCGCTCGAAGCCGTGATGGCGCATGGCGGCGAGTGCATCGAGCGCCATTTCGCGCTTGCTGTAGACCCTGTGGTCGTCGTCATCCACGGGGCGACCGGAGTCGCCGTAGCCGCGCAGGTCCACTGCCACCAGCGTGAAGTGCTCGGCAAGCGCCGGCGCCACGCGATGCCAGATCAGGTGCGTCTGCGGATGGCCGTGCAACAGCAGCAAGGGCGCGCCGCGCCCGCCGATGCGGCCATGCACGCGCACGCCGTTGAGCTCGATGTCGAATGTCGGAAAGTCGAAGAAGGAAGCAGTCACGCGGCGATTGTGCGTTGCGCTCCACCGATCATCAAGCAACAATCAGCCAATTCATACTTTCCAATCTGGCATGAATTCATTGGCAATGGACCGAGGCGATCTCGAGCTGGTGCTGGCCATCCGCGACCAGGGCAGCCTTGCGGGCGCATCCGCCACGCTCGACGTGGTGCCCTCGGTCGTGACCAAGCGGCTCGGTGCACTCGAGACGCGGCTGGGCCAGCGGCTGTTCGAACGCACCACGCGCCGGCTCAGCGTGACGGCCGAGGGCGAAACCGTCTGCCTGCACGCCAAGACACTGCTCGAAGGCTTCGCGGCGCTCGAAAGCGAACTCGGCGAGCGGCAGAACGAGCTGGTCGGCACCATCCGGCTGGCAGCCACTTTTGGTTTCGGGCGGCGCTGGCTCGGCCCCGCCCTGGCAATGTTCCAGGCGCGCCATCCCGGGCTGCAGATCGAATTGCTGCTGACCGAGCGGCTCCCGGACCTCGGCGCCGAAGGCTACGACGGCGCGCTCTGGCTCTGGGCCGTGCAGCAGCGCCGTGCGGCCGACTGGGTCACGCGCCGCATTGCGCGCAACCAGCGCGTGCTTGCAGCCTCTCCTGCATATATGGAACGGCGCGGCATGCCGGCCACGGTCGACGCGCTGGGCGCGCACGACTGCCTGGTGGCGCGCGAGAACGGCGAGGTCAACCAGCGCCAGTTCGCGCTCTGGACACTGCGCCACGCGCGCGACGGCAGCACGGCGCGCGTGCGCGTCCAGGGACCGCTGACAAGCAATTCGGGCGAGATGGTGCGCGACTGGTGCCTGGCCGGCCACGGCATCATGCTGCGCAGCCTGTGGGACATTGCGCCCCAACTGGCTTCCGGCGAACTGGTGCGCGTGCTGCCCCACTACGCCATGCCCGATGCCGACATCCACTGGATTGCGCCCTGGCGCCCCAAGACGCCGCGCCGCGTGCGGCTGCTGCTCGACCACCTGGCCGAACAGTTCCGCGGCGAGCCCTGGAAACCCGGCAAGGCCGCTTCGCCGCGCTGAAAGAAAAACCGTTGGGTCAGCGCCCGCTGCGCACCACCAGGCTCACGCCGGCTGCGGTGAGCCCGATGCCCAGCAAGGTCACCAGGGTGATCGGCTCGGCGAACAGCAGCCAGGCCATGACCGCCGTGCACGGCGGCACCAGGTAGAGCAGGCTCGTGACGGCGGTGGCGGTGCCACGCTGGATCAGCATGTAGAGCAGCGAACTGCCGCCGAGCGACAGCACCAGCACCGACCAGGCCATGGCGCCGGCCGAATGCGCGTTCCACTCGATGCCCTGCGACTCCATCGCCGCAAAGGGCAAGCTCACGAGCAATGCCGCCGCCATCTGCACGGCGCTCGCGCTGCGCACATCGCAGGGCGCGACGAAGCGCTTCTGGTACAGCGTTCCCGCCGTGATCGAAAGTAGCGCCATGACGGCAAGCCCCATGGTCAACGCGCTGACCTCGGCGCCCTGCCCGAACTTGCGCGACACCACCAGCACCAGGCCCGCAAAGCCGAGAATCAGCCCCGCCCATTGGCGCTGCGAAATGCGCCCGCCATTGAACGAAAGCCAGATGGCGGTCAGCACCGGCTGGATGCCGACCAAAAGCGCCACCAGCCCCGCGCCCATGCCCGCATGCACGGCCGCCCAGACGCCGCCCAGGTAGCCCGCCTGCATCAGCACGCCCGTGACCGCCAGGTGCCCCCACTGCGCGCGCTCCTTCGGCCAGGCGACCCGCGCGAGCGCGACCCAGATGCCAAAGCACACGAGAGAGAGCGCATAGCGCACGGCCAGGAACTTGAGCGGCGGCGCGTAGGGCATGCCATAGCGCGCAACGATGAAGCCCGTGCTCCATATCAGCACGAAGACCACCGGCATTGCCCGCAGCCAGCCCGCGTTGCGAGCCGCGGCCACGCTCATTTCGCGCGGGCCCGGATTTCGGGGATGGCCTTCTGGAGGTAATAGACCATCGACCAGATGGTGAGCACGGCCGAGATCCAGATCAGCCACTGGCCCCAGAGCCCGGTGTCGATGATCTTGAAAAGGCGTCCGTCATAGAGCAGGAACGGAATCGCGACCATCTGCACCGTGGTCTTGACCTTGCCGATCATGTGCACCGCCACGCTCTTGCTGGCGCCGATCTGCGCCATCCATTCGCGCAGGGCCGAGATGGCGATCTCGCGGCCGATGATGATCAGCGCCACGAACACGTCGGCCCGCTGCAGATGCACCAGCACCAGCAGCGAGGCGCAGACCAGGAACTTGTCCGCCACCGGATCGAGGAAGGCGCCGAAGGCCGAGGTCTGGTTGAGCTTGCGCGCCAGGAAGCCGTCGAGCCAGTCGGTGGCCGCGAAGACGATGAACATGACCGTGGCGATCAGGTTGCGCATCGGCTCGGCCATCGGCAGGTAGAACACGCCAACGATCAATGGAATCGCGACGATGCGCGTCCAGGTCATGATGGTCGGGAGGGTCCAGAACATGCGGGCGATTGTGTCATGCGCGCGCGGCGAGGCCGAAAGCCGGGGGCAATCGTCCTCAATGCAATGCGCGATAGATTTCCTCGGCCAGGTCCGTGGCAATGCCTTCGACCGACGCGATGTCCTCCACGCTGGCCGCCGCCACGCCGCGGATCCCGCCAAAACGCTGCAGCAGGCGCGCCCGGCGCTTCGGGCCGATGCCCGGAATGTCTTCGAGCTGGCTGCCGCCCACGCGCACTTTCGCGCGCTTGGCCCGCATGCCGGTGATGGCGAAGCGGTGCGCCTCGTCGCGGATCTGCGCCACCAGCATCAGCGCCGCGGAATCCTTGCCCAGGTAGACCTTCT
This genomic window from Variovorax paradoxus contains:
- a CDS encoding NADPH:quinone oxidoreductase family protein; protein product: MHAWLCENPTGVDALTWKELPTPAPGPGQVLIEIRAASLNFPDLLIVQNKYQIKPPLPFVPGSEYAGVIQAVGEGVTHLKTGQNVACLSGTGGFATHALAPAALCMPLPEGFGHVDAAAFIMIYATSWHALMDRAQLKAGETVLVLGAAGGVGTAAIQIAKAAGAKVIAAASTDEKCELCRSIGADATINYTTHALPGGFRDAIKAATDGKGPDVIYDPVGGDFAEPAFRSIGWRGRYLVVGFASGPIPSLPLNLTLLKGASLVGVFWGDFAKREPKANAQMMAELAHWYGQGKIKPVIDSTMQMSQLKAAYAHMGSRGVKGKLVMVN
- a CDS encoding H-NS histone family protein, with translation MASTLADINSQIKKYDEQIAQLRKQAEDLRNQERSGVIEDVRRKIAEYGLTASDLKLSARGGSVKRSAGVPAVKAAAKYRGPTGETWSGGRGRKPRWVTEALAAGKSLSEFEIK
- a CDS encoding YbhB/YbcL family Raf kinase inhibitor-like protein, translating into MSWLLLRPTERFAAQRYTEGMLEKLPEVIGHALLGMRAGLDKIVFNALGMRQGMASIALSSVAFADHAPLPSRYTADGEGLSPPLQWADLPVGTQSLVLVVEDADSPTPNPLVHAIVVGLQPNEGKLDEAAIPSRDNAGAAGLRVGRNSGLQTAWLPPDPPPGHGAHRYAFQLFALDNTPVFSAAPGRDEVFDILREHALASGLLIGTCERPDGSIKIKKTAPAGPLATG
- a CDS encoding GlsB/YeaQ/YmgE family stress response membrane protein, translated to MSIVWTILIGFIVGLVARAVKPGDDSAGFIVTTLIGVAGSLIVTYVGQALGWYTAGQGAGFIASVLGAIVLLILYGLVKRKS
- a CDS encoding histidine phosphatase family protein, with the protein product MGTLYLVRHGQASFGAADYDNLSELGHRQSVRLGEYWRERGMHFDAVITGTLKRHRQTWEGIAEGLALKRDDVLAWPGLNEYDSEAVIATIHEGKLEKPDSPEMYRHHFRLLRDGLGAWMQGRTQPVGMPSYIDFLAGVTTALDHVRDRHHGAKVLVVSSGGPISTAVGHVLGTSPETTIELNLRIRNTAVTEFAFTPKRHMLVTYNTLPHLDAAAYENWVTYA
- a CDS encoding SurA N-terminal domain-containing protein encodes the protein MFDFFRRYNKIVMIFLFLLIIPSFVLFGVERYQGSGGEVKVARVDGQNITRPEWDAQHRNETDRIRQQSPNVDPALLESDVMRYATLERMVRDRVLAAAAAKSNVTVSEERLSRIFAQDTGLAAFRTPDGKFDRESFQRVTGRTPEQYEASMRAELATQQMLLGISGTAFTPPALAAATTNAFYDRREIQVARFSPESFASKVTVSDADVEAYYKAHTAQFQAPEQASIEYLVLDLEAAKKNISVNEADLKSYYEQNTARFGTKEERRASHILITAPASASAADRAKAKAKAEQLLAEVKKAPATFADLARKNSQDPGSAEKGGDLDFVTRGAMVKPFEDAMFALKKGDISDVIETEFGYHIIRLADIKPAVVPPFEQVRATIENEVRAQQATQEFAKAAETFTDAVYQQPDSLKPAAEKLKLTIQTASNVARTPAPGATGVLANRNFLSALFAADSLDRKQNTEAIEVGSSQLAAGRVTQYTPAHPMPLAEVKDKIRAQLVTERAAVMAKAEGEAKLAAWTAKADGATFGAPVTVSRREAQAQPIAVIDAALRADASKLPALVGVDLGTQGYAVVRVTKVVPRTPSAPEQTQQENAQVGQSVTAAEEVAYYNLLKERFKAEIIVPKPAETLPAAR
- a CDS encoding HU family DNA-binding protein, producing the protein MNKTDLIEHIAKNADISKAAATRALESTIGAIRTTLKKGGSVSLVGFGTFAVGKRAARTGRNPRTGEAIKIKAAKIPKFRPGKALKDALN
- a CDS encoding tartrate dehydrogenase; translated protein: MTTHRIAVIAGDGIGKETMPEGLRVVDAAARKFGIDLKFDHFDFSSWDYCEKHGKMLPDNWKDQIGGHDAIYFGAVGWPEKIADHVSLWGSLLLFRREFDQYINLRPARLMPGIIAPVVRRDGTPREAGEIDMYIVRENTEGEYSSIGGRMYEGTPREIVVQETVMSRVGVDRVLKFAFELAQSRPKKHLTSATKSNGISITMPYWDERVAEMGKNYPGVKLDKFHIDILTAHFVQRPDFFDVVVASNLFGDILSDLGPACTGTIGIAPSANLNPERTTPSLFEPVHGSAPDIAGKGIANPIGQIWCGAMMLEFLGHKQAHDAILTTIEKVLAPQSGAPRTPDIGGKASTSDLGKAIADAL
- a CDS encoding alpha/beta fold hydrolase; protein product: MTASFFDFPTFDIELNGVRVHGRIGGRGAPLLLLHGHPQTHLIWHRVAPALAEHFTLVAVDLRGYGDSGRPVDDDDHRVYSKREMALDALAAMRHHGFERFGVLAHDRGARVAHRLAADHAAAVDRMLLLDIAPTLSMYENTTEAFARAYWHWFFLIQPPPLPEALIASDPVRYVRSVMGGRHAGLAPFAPEVLAEYERCAAIPGTAESICGDYRASATIDLVHDRADIAAGRKLAQPLRVLWGEHGAVGRCFDVLALWRECAVQLSGRALPCGHYVPEEAPGELLAEALQFFTPPLQQEGTRP
- a CDS encoding LysR substrate-binding domain-containing protein, producing MDRGDLELVLAIRDQGSLAGASATLDVVPSVVTKRLGALETRLGQRLFERTTRRLSVTAEGETVCLHAKTLLEGFAALESELGERQNELVGTIRLAATFGFGRRWLGPALAMFQARHPGLQIELLLTERLPDLGAEGYDGALWLWAVQQRRAADWVTRRIARNQRVLAASPAYMERRGMPATVDALGAHDCLVARENGEVNQRQFALWTLRHARDGSTARVRVQGPLTSNSGEMVRDWCLAGHGIMLRSLWDIAPQLASGELVRVLPHYAMPDADIHWIAPWRPKTPRRVRLLLDHLAEQFRGEPWKPGKAASPR
- a CDS encoding DMT family transporter; the protein is MSVAAARNAGWLRAMPVVFVLIWSTGFIVARYGMPYAPPLKFLAVRYALSLVCFGIWVALARVAWPKERAQWGHLAVTGVLMQAGYLGGVWAAVHAGMGAGLVALLVGIQPVLTAIWLSFNGGRISQRQWAGLILGFAGLVLVVSRKFGQGAEVSALTMGLAVMALLSITAGTLYQKRFVAPCDVRSASAVQMAAALLVSLPFAAMESQGIEWNAHSAGAMAWSVLVLSLGGSSLLYMLIQRGTATAVTSLLYLVPPCTAVMAWLLFAEPITLVTLLGIGLTAAGVSLVVRSGR
- the pgsA gene encoding CDP-diacylglycerol--glycerol-3-phosphate 3-phosphatidyltransferase, which encodes MFWTLPTIMTWTRIVAIPLIVGVFYLPMAEPMRNLIATVMFIVFAATDWLDGFLARKLNQTSAFGAFLDPVADKFLVCASLLVLVHLQRADVFVALIIIGREIAISALREWMAQIGASKSVAVHMIGKVKTTVQMVAIPFLLYDGRLFKIIDTGLWGQWLIWISAVLTIWSMVYYLQKAIPEIRARAK